In Balneolales bacterium ANBcel1, one genomic interval encodes:
- the folD gene encoding bifunctional methylenetetrahydrofolate dehydrogenase/methenyltetrahydrofolate cyclohydrolase FolD, producing the protein MNRNIIDGTKVAGIIRQQVKEDVQEWVKRGNRPPKLQAIMIGDDPASRTYVGAKTRACKEVGIESETVNFPDTMSVRELKEAIGDYNRDNAIDGILLQLPLPGHLHSSRIIETIDYRKDVDGFHPMNVGRLAVGQPTFRSCTPAGILELFRYYSVMTKGRHAVVVGASNIVGSPMAIMLSRENNSGKATTTLCHKYTRDLTQHIIQADILIVAVGSPGLITGQMVKEGVVVIDVGINRVSDAGSEKGYRLVGDCDFESVAQKASLITPVPGGVGPMTVAMLMKNTLLAAKKSIYPQHDY; encoded by the coding sequence ATGAACAGAAATATTATTGACGGTACAAAGGTCGCCGGGATAATCCGGCAACAGGTGAAGGAGGATGTTCAGGAATGGGTGAAACGCGGAAACCGTCCGCCGAAGCTGCAGGCAATCATGATCGGAGATGATCCCGCTTCACGTACATATGTGGGAGCTAAAACCAGGGCCTGCAAAGAGGTGGGAATCGAATCGGAGACGGTAAACTTTCCCGATACCATGTCGGTCCGGGAGCTGAAAGAAGCCATCGGGGATTACAACCGGGATAATGCCATCGACGGCATACTGCTGCAGCTTCCGCTTCCAGGACACCTGCACTCTTCCCGGATTATTGAAACCATCGACTACCGCAAGGATGTGGACGGTTTTCACCCCATGAATGTCGGCCGCCTGGCTGTGGGTCAGCCCACATTCCGGTCATGCACACCCGCAGGCATACTTGAGCTGTTCCGTTACTACAGTGTCATGACCAAGGGCAGGCACGCTGTCGTGGTAGGGGCCAGCAATATCGTCGGATCGCCCATGGCCATCATGCTCTCCCGCGAAAACAACAGCGGCAAGGCTACTACCACGCTCTGCCATAAATATACGCGCGATCTTACGCAACACATCATTCAGGCGGATATCCTCATCGTCGCTGTGGGTTCCCCCGGACTTATTACCGGGCAGATGGTCAAGGAAGGAGTGGTGGTTATTGATGTGGGCATCAACCGGGTTTCCGATGCCGGTTCGGAGAAGGGGTACCGGCTGGTTGGAGATTGTGATTTTGAGAGTGTCGCTCAAAAAGCGAGCCTGATCACACCGGTTCCGGGTGGTGTCGGGCCGATGACCGTCGCCATGCTGATGAAAAACACCCTGCTGGCTGCGAAAAAATCCATCTACCCGCAGCACGACTATTGA
- a CDS encoding PTS sugar transporter subunit IIA, with protein MKISDLLDNTNVMPDLAVSSKIEAIDKLVESLSSRLDENTLSSVRKAVMERENIMSTGVGKGLAIPHGKSSQIDTTYAAFAKLRDPIDYDAIDSQPVHILFLLVGPESQNSIHIKMLSRISRLLNSTAFREKLLGSDDAETIIELFRSEEQHFVRV; from the coding sequence ATGAAAATCAGCGATCTCCTTGACAATACGAATGTAATGCCGGATTTGGCCGTCTCTTCAAAAATCGAGGCCATTGACAAACTGGTTGAATCCTTGTCATCCCGGTTGGATGAGAATACCCTTTCGTCGGTGCGAAAAGCGGTAATGGAACGCGAAAATATCATGTCGACCGGAGTGGGCAAAGGGCTGGCGATTCCCCACGGAAAGTCATCGCAGATCGACACCACGTACGCCGCTTTCGCGAAGTTGAGGGATCCAATCGACTATGATGCCATCGACAGTCAGCCTGTTCACATTCTCTTTTTGCTGGTGGGACCTGAATCGCAGAACAGCATACACATAAAAATGCTCAGCCGTATTTCGCGCCTGCTTAACAGTACGGCTTTTCGTGAAAAACTGCTTGGCAGCGACGATGCCGAAACCATAATCGAGCTGTTTCGCTCGGAGGAGCAGCACTTCGTCCGCGTTTAA
- a CDS encoding heme exporter protein CcmB, whose product MSFLHQSFAVFLKDFRQEWRSRFGLSTVLAFIVSSLFVVLFSLRADQLATSVQSGLLWIIILFASLTALARVFVSESERGTLDLLRMNAPSSAVYAGKLVYNFLFTLIITVVTVTLFVFMVNLTVANPGLMALVLILGASGLAGATTLLGALVSQAPSKGSVFPVLALPLLVPLILLLVRLTHTALAQTGDMAPWNDLAALLGFSGVTISASLVLFDNLWED is encoded by the coding sequence ATGTCATTTCTGCATCAATCATTCGCTGTTTTTCTGAAGGATTTCCGTCAGGAATGGCGCTCGCGCTTCGGACTGAGTACGGTTCTGGCATTTATCGTATCATCGCTGTTTGTCGTTCTGTTTTCTCTGCGAGCCGATCAGCTGGCGACCTCCGTTCAAAGCGGGCTGCTCTGGATCATCATCCTGTTCGCTTCCCTGACAGCCCTGGCCAGGGTATTCGTCTCGGAGAGCGAACGCGGGACACTTGACCTGCTCCGTATGAATGCCCCTTCTTCTGCAGTGTATGCGGGAAAGCTCGTATACAACTTTCTTTTTACCCTGATCATCACCGTGGTTACGGTAACCCTTTTTGTGTTTATGGTGAATCTCACCGTCGCCAACCCAGGCCTGATGGCACTTGTTCTGATACTCGGAGCTTCCGGACTTGCCGGCGCAACCACCCTGCTGGGCGCTCTGGTATCCCAGGCTCCCAGTAAGGGATCCGTATTTCCCGTTCTGGCTCTCCCGCTTCTGGTCCCGTTGATTCTGTTACTGGTAAGGCTCACACATACGGCACTCGCCCAAACCGGCGACATGGCCCCCTGGAACGATCTTGCCGCCCTGCTGGGCTTTTCCGGTGTTACCATTTCAGCATCGCTGGTACTTTTCGACAATCTTTGGGAGGACTGA
- a CDS encoding DNA polymerase III subunit delta' C-terminal domain-containing protein, protein MTHPSPSESGLLGERRLIGQHSIRSKMLRMVSDDRLSHAYLLTGQPGTGKKPLALAFAEAVNGVENLGTPPSGERSARRSWYFHPDIHVFLPLPGNVSTDELRARLELLAADPYEIVDFSTRPALTGQDSGKNRQAFYSKEYFNTHVRRAASLKPGEGRRNIIIISNVEKMRTDVVNSFLKLLEEPGKNVMFILTTDNVNSLLPTVISRCQLLPCQPLATEEVFEALRTYDGLPEDQARFLARISGGNYSFTRFYDLETLQQNREDIIRYLRLSYTVDVGGILEMSQKWHAEYNKEGQLAIISMIETFLRDIALYSAGVDESMITNSDRIEVIRNFCNTLRDARIEAMIRTLEEARTLLAQNVQARLLFTVIANRFAAWMRGLEAPVPSDEPWKHMPAYAEQ, encoded by the coding sequence ATGACCCATCCATCCCCTTCAGAATCCGGCCTGCTTGGAGAGCGGCGACTCATAGGTCAGCACAGCATTCGTTCCAAAATGCTCCGCATGGTCTCGGATGACCGGTTAAGCCACGCCTATCTGCTCACCGGCCAGCCAGGAACCGGAAAGAAACCCCTGGCACTCGCTTTTGCGGAAGCGGTTAACGGCGTTGAAAACCTTGGAACACCTCCTTCCGGAGAGCGGTCGGCAAGGCGCTCCTGGTATTTCCACCCGGATATTCACGTGTTCCTGCCGCTGCCGGGCAACGTCTCTACCGATGAGTTGCGGGCACGGCTCGAACTTCTGGCCGCCGATCCCTACGAAATCGTGGACTTTTCCACGAGGCCGGCACTGACCGGTCAGGATTCCGGGAAAAACCGCCAGGCGTTTTACTCGAAAGAGTACTTCAACACGCATGTGCGACGGGCCGCCAGTCTGAAACCGGGCGAAGGCCGCCGCAATATCATCATCATATCCAATGTTGAGAAAATGCGCACCGATGTGGTGAACTCCTTTCTCAAACTGCTCGAAGAGCCGGGAAAAAATGTGATGTTCATCCTCACCACCGACAACGTCAATTCCCTGCTCCCGACCGTCATTTCCCGGTGTCAGCTGCTGCCCTGCCAGCCGCTCGCCACAGAGGAGGTTTTTGAGGCGCTGCGAACCTATGACGGTCTGCCCGAAGACCAGGCCCGTTTCCTAGCCAGGATCTCCGGCGGAAACTACAGTTTCACCCGATTTTACGACCTGGAAACGCTGCAGCAAAATCGCGAGGACATCATTCGCTATCTGCGGCTCTCATACACGGTGGATGTGGGTGGAATTCTCGAAATGAGCCAGAAATGGCATGCCGAGTACAACAAGGAGGGGCAGCTTGCGATCATCAGCATGATTGAAACCTTTTTGAGGGATATTGCCCTGTACTCCGCCGGTGTGGATGAATCCATGATTACCAACAGCGACCGTATTGAGGTCATTCGAAACTTCTGCAACACCCTTCGGGATGCCCGGATTGAAGCAATGATCCGAACCCTGGAGGAAGCACGCACCCTGCTGGCCCAAAATGTGCAGGCGAGGCTGCTCTTCACCGTTATCGCCAACCGGTTTGCCGCCTGGATGAGGGGGCTCGAGGCACCCGTTCCCTCCGATGAACCCTGGAAGCATATGCCGGCATATGCAGAGCAGTGA
- the dapF gene encoding diaminopimelate epimerase: protein MEFPFVKMHGAGNDFVVVDGRSGEYPFEEIRKITPHLCNRRTGIGADGLLMLGASAKQDYAMHYLNADGSPAGMCGNGARCLALFAFMQGLERKLTFEVGETVYRAVVHKQYVSIHFPVHPEPEELTIDDNLWLNINTGTEHVVSIDDRYATASDETFRQIGRRIRNRSDLFPSGTNVNFAHVIDENRLSLTTYERGVEDLTLACGTGAIATAIGWHYRKVHLGDPGDPAGCTEGHREHYIQVDCPGGPLEVSFDTYCEKNDDICNYTKIALHGPAVAVYEGRFPA from the coding sequence ATGGAATTCCCATTTGTAAAAATGCACGGCGCCGGAAATGATTTTGTTGTAGTAGACGGCAGGTCCGGCGAATATCCCTTTGAGGAGATCAGAAAGATCACCCCCCATCTGTGCAACCGGCGTACCGGTATCGGGGCTGACGGCCTCCTCATGCTCGGTGCCTCCGCGAAGCAGGATTACGCCATGCATTATCTGAATGCAGACGGCTCGCCGGCCGGCATGTGCGGTAACGGTGCCCGTTGCCTGGCATTGTTTGCTTTCATGCAGGGCCTTGAAAGAAAACTGACGTTTGAGGTGGGTGAGACCGTTTATCGCGCGGTCGTCCACAAACAGTACGTCTCCATCCACTTTCCCGTTCACCCGGAACCGGAAGAGCTCACCATCGACGACAATCTTTGGCTCAATATCAACACCGGTACAGAACATGTGGTATCGATTGATGACCGTTACGCAACGGCATCCGACGAGACCTTTCGCCAGATCGGCCGGCGTATCCGAAACCGAAGCGACCTGTTTCCCTCCGGCACCAATGTCAATTTCGCCCATGTCATTGATGAAAACCGGCTCAGCCTGACCACCTACGAGCGCGGTGTTGAAGACCTGACCCTTGCCTGCGGCACCGGAGCCATTGCCACCGCTATCGGATGGCATTACCGCAAGGTGCACCTGGGAGATCCAGGCGACCCGGCGGGATGTACGGAAGGCCACAGGGAACACTACATCCAGGTGGATTGCCCCGGCGGACCGCTTGAAGTATCCTTCGACACCTACTGTGAGAAAAACGACGATATCTGCAACTACACAAAAATCGCATTGCATGGCCCTGCTGTTGCCGTTTATGAAGGACGATTTCCGGCTTGA
- a CDS encoding DUF5103 domain-containing protein produces the protein MALLLPFMKDDFRLDFRLIRYPVLILSFALIHGCGIESTRQYTAPPAEEMLENSPMVKGQVAPPEHIRSIQLYRNDQKASIPAFKLGGDDRITLRFDELGSSPRLFRVRVRHRNSDWSDSRLAPGFFLSGHREDLISRGQPANVQRPDYVHYTYRFPNDEMQLTMSGNYLLQVLDYETSQIVFSMPFFVYEEEGDIQIDLERVFGMNARYRLHHQPFSRYRYPSSVISPFSDLSTWYVQNRFWGRARKADVQDISEAGVYATHLSRPQSFIGVYEFRPLNLRRYDDPRPGVIDIRSETTPPQVTLRRDVVNLDVTPATRAPAIHGRPRDDRNARYVDVRFELEIPEREATDLPIYIYGPFNNWMISDQNRMEYRASTNSYTGRAIIKEGEYDYKYAVVEDRRIDDLRLDDMFASTRQEYTVLVYFRDPVLQAERLMNMNSSFSY, from the coding sequence ATGGCCCTGCTGTTGCCGTTTATGAAGGACGATTTCCGGCTTGATTTTCGATTGATCCGCTATCCGGTTTTGATTCTGTCTTTTGCGCTGATTCACGGCTGTGGTATTGAGAGCACCCGCCAGTATACTGCCCCACCGGCCGAAGAGATGCTGGAGAACTCGCCGATGGTCAAAGGTCAGGTCGCGCCACCCGAGCATATCCGAAGCATACAGCTCTATCGCAATGATCAAAAAGCCTCCATACCTGCATTCAAGCTGGGTGGAGATGACCGCATTACGCTGCGGTTTGATGAACTGGGCTCCTCTCCCCGGCTGTTCCGGGTGAGGGTCAGGCACAGGAACTCCGACTGGTCCGACAGCCGGCTGGCGCCCGGCTTTTTCCTATCAGGCCATCGGGAGGATTTGATTTCACGAGGGCAGCCCGCCAATGTGCAGCGGCCCGATTATGTCCATTACACCTATCGGTTCCCGAATGACGAGATGCAGTTGACCATGAGCGGCAACTATTTGCTCCAGGTATTGGACTACGAAACCTCCCAAATTGTTTTTTCCATGCCCTTTTTTGTCTACGAAGAGGAAGGCGATATACAGATTGATCTGGAGCGGGTCTTCGGCATGAATGCGAGGTACCGGCTACATCACCAGCCGTTTTCCCGTTACCGCTACCCCTCCTCCGTGATCTCTCCGTTTTCGGATCTGAGTACCTGGTATGTGCAAAACCGGTTTTGGGGTCGGGCGAGAAAAGCGGATGTGCAGGATATCTCGGAAGCCGGGGTGTACGCAACCCATTTGTCACGTCCTCAATCCTTTATCGGGGTATACGAATTTCGACCCCTGAATCTGAGACGTTACGATGATCCCCGGCCCGGTGTTATCGACATCCGTTCGGAAACCACTCCTCCGCAGGTCACTCTGCGGCGGGATGTGGTTAATCTGGATGTGACCCCGGCCACCAGGGCTCCTGCGATACACGGTCGGCCGCGAGACGACCGGAACGCGCGTTATGTGGATGTGCGATTTGAGCTGGAAATTCCGGAGCGTGAGGCCACAGATCTGCCGATCTACATCTACGGACCGTTCAACAACTGGATGATCAGCGATCAAAATCGTATGGAGTACCGGGCTTCCACCAATTCCTACACCGGCCGGGCGATCATCAAGGAAGGTGAATACGACTACAAATATGCCGTTGTGGAAGACCGGCGCATTGATGATCTGCGGCTTGATGACATGTTTGCATCCACACGGCAGGAGTACACGGTCCTGGTTTATTTCCGGGATCCTGTCTTGCAGGCCGAACGGCTCATGAACATGAATAGCAGTTTTTCCTACTGA
- a CDS encoding peptidase MA family metallohydrolase, with product MMKLNKVRLSAGLGSTQARKRSGWILMIMLLATLTVTSDLNAQYFGFGKNRVQYSQFDWRFIQSEHFDVYYYDSKNYYLAEFTAKALEASYTQLRNDFRHELNDRIAVIIYDSHTDFTQTNVVPLPVDAQGIGGVTDKIKNRITIPFMGHYGDYRQVLHHELVHAVFNDMFYGGTIQSIIQNNIQLNIPLWFEEGLAEYVSQGWDTDTDMYIRDAVINNNLPPIVQMRGFMAYRGGQAFWNFIVEEYGREKIGEILQGVRQTRSVPGGLRSSLGLDMSELNERFQDWHRRRYFPEVEVREDLRDIGRLLTTGDFRRAYNTSPAVSPDGERVAIITNARGFFDVVVLNARDGSRVKTLIKGEDNVDFEELNILRPNLSWSPDGRYITLSTRSGGSVDLAIVEYRTGNVQKILFPELDAIGSVSWSPDGTKIAFQGNRGPFTNIYIYDLENDDFISGTDDVFSDWDPSWTADSQAILFASDRGPYTRVNTFRTQSNVLLNPNLGQSDIYMLRLGSSQATRLTSTPNWNEYRPIMTRDGRLIYISDQNGIPNVYEMDLDSRTSYPLTDLITGVMQMSISADGRLLAINSYNRGFVHVFTLSDPFERRKTQPLRNNHWAERRLSESSDQRVPALGLAFSMFPDDLERIDVSLIAQQTSSIAEMIREEQERQRQMQEEQRREEEEEEEERDEGVIDFRNYVFGDDVDDLIRTRHTEEAERQFETRTEDGRFIPRRYRLTFSPDITYGQGSVGTYYGTYAMAAFQFSDLLGDHRITLVTNLQFDLRNSDYQVSYGYFANRTNYMVRYFHTARNFRILVGDPATGRLDIEQVRFRYYGAGLHFQYPLNKFTRIDYGVSFNNISRDLSLVYRGISESDDTFFINPEVTFTRDLTLPGFLSPRSGSRYALSMNASPPITSNMIGFVSVLGDYRRYFHLGANYVFAFRGSGAASFGPDSQNFYMGGIQNWINFRWAEASLQSDRLEDLFLTLPALPMRGHYFNSAIGNRFTLFNAEFRFPLIAAMLPGPIPILPLYNIQGAAFIDAGAVWDGSTRDGLLGGAGFGLRTVLLGLPFRYDIAWPYDLEDGEGFGRRVHYFSIGLDF from the coding sequence ATGATGAAACTCAACAAAGTACGGTTATCGGCCGGCCTTGGCAGCACACAGGCACGGAAACGATCGGGCTGGATCCTTATGATTATGCTGCTGGCTACCCTGACGGTCACCTCCGACCTCAATGCCCAGTACTTCGGATTCGGCAAAAACCGGGTCCAGTATTCACAATTTGACTGGCGCTTTATCCAGTCGGAGCACTTCGATGTGTACTACTACGACTCAAAAAACTACTACCTGGCAGAATTTACGGCCAAAGCGCTTGAGGCATCGTATACGCAGCTCAGAAACGATTTTCGCCACGAGTTGAACGACCGGATCGCGGTCATCATCTACGATTCCCATACCGATTTTACCCAAACCAACGTGGTACCGCTGCCGGTGGATGCCCAGGGAATCGGCGGGGTGACCGACAAAATCAAGAACCGGATCACCATTCCCTTCATGGGACATTATGGTGATTACCGTCAGGTCCTGCACCACGAACTGGTTCATGCCGTATTCAATGACATGTTTTACGGCGGAACCATCCAGTCCATCATCCAGAACAATATTCAGCTCAATATCCCGCTCTGGTTTGAAGAGGGGCTTGCCGAATATGTGTCACAGGGTTGGGATACCGATACCGACATGTACATCCGGGATGCGGTTATCAACAACAACCTGCCCCCGATTGTGCAAATGAGAGGCTTTATGGCCTATCGCGGAGGCCAGGCATTCTGGAACTTTATCGTGGAAGAGTACGGACGGGAGAAAATCGGGGAAATTCTGCAAGGGGTGAGGCAGACTCGCAGCGTACCCGGAGGATTGCGCAGTTCGCTCGGGTTGGATATGTCGGAGCTGAATGAGCGGTTTCAGGATTGGCACCGACGCCGATACTTCCCGGAAGTTGAGGTCAGGGAAGATTTACGAGACATAGGCCGCCTGCTTACGACCGGCGACTTCCGCAGGGCATACAATACCAGTCCGGCAGTTTCCCCGGACGGAGAACGGGTGGCGATTATCACCAATGCGCGTGGTTTTTTTGATGTGGTGGTGCTGAATGCACGGGATGGCAGCAGAGTCAAAACGCTGATCAAAGGCGAAGACAATGTGGATTTTGAAGAGCTGAATATTCTCAGGCCCAATCTCTCCTGGTCGCCCGACGGCCGGTACATCACGCTTTCGACACGTTCCGGGGGATCGGTCGACCTGGCCATCGTGGAGTATCGCACCGGTAATGTTCAAAAAATCCTGTTTCCCGAACTGGATGCCATCGGTTCGGTGTCATGGTCACCGGACGGCACCAAAATCGCATTTCAGGGAAACCGTGGCCCGTTTACCAATATCTATATTTATGATCTTGAGAATGACGATTTCATCAGCGGTACCGATGACGTTTTCAGTGACTGGGACCCCTCCTGGACAGCCGATTCCCAGGCGATTTTGTTCGCCTCCGACCGCGGACCCTATACGCGAGTCAATACCTTCAGAACCCAATCGAATGTACTGCTGAACCCCAACCTGGGACAAAGCGATATTTACATGCTTCGTCTTGGCTCCAGCCAGGCAACACGCCTTACCAGTACGCCCAACTGGAACGAATACCGGCCGATCATGACGAGAGACGGGCGCCTCATCTATATCTCCGACCAGAACGGTATCCCCAATGTCTATGAGATGGATCTGGATTCCCGCACAAGCTATCCGCTGACAGATCTGATCACCGGGGTCATGCAGATGTCCATAAGCGCAGACGGCAGGTTGCTTGCGATTAACTCCTACAACCGCGGGTTTGTACACGTTTTTACCCTTTCGGACCCCTTCGAACGTCGAAAAACCCAGCCGCTCAGAAACAATCACTGGGCGGAGCGCAGGCTCAGCGAGAGCAGTGACCAGCGGGTGCCTGCACTCGGACTCGCCTTCTCCATGTTTCCCGACGACCTGGAACGTATAGATGTCTCACTGATCGCGCAGCAGACCTCTTCCATCGCAGAAATGATTCGCGAGGAGCAGGAGCGGCAGCGGCAGATGCAGGAAGAACAGCGGCGGGAAGAAGAGGAAGAGGAAGAGGAGCGGGATGAAGGTGTCATCGACTTCAGAAATTATGTGTTTGGTGATGATGTGGATGACCTGATCCGCACTCGCCATACGGAAGAAGCCGAGCGGCAGTTTGAAACCCGCACCGAGGACGGCCGGTTCATCCCGCGTAGATACCGGCTCACTTTTTCACCGGATATTACCTATGGACAGGGTTCTGTCGGGACCTATTACGGAACCTATGCCATGGCGGCTTTTCAGTTTTCCGACCTGCTGGGCGACCACCGGATAACCCTGGTAACCAATCTTCAGTTCGACCTGCGCAACAGCGACTATCAGGTGAGCTACGGCTATTTTGCGAACCGGACCAACTATATGGTCCGCTATTTCCATACGGCGCGCAATTTCCGGATACTCGTCGGAGACCCGGCTACCGGAAGGCTCGATATTGAACAGGTTCGATTCCGTTATTACGGGGCCGGACTCCATTTCCAATACCCGCTCAACAAGTTTACCAGAATCGACTACGGAGTGAGCTTCAACAATATCTCCAGGGACCTGAGCCTGGTTTACCGCGGGATATCGGAATCCGACGACACGTTTTTCATCAATCCTGAGGTCACGTTTACGCGTGATCTGACGTTGCCCGGTTTTCTGTCACCGCGCTCCGGGTCGAGGTACGCCCTGAGCATGAATGCCAGTCCGCCGATCACCTCCAATATGATCGGTTTTGTGTCGGTACTGGGTGACTACCGGCGCTATTTTCATCTTGGCGCAAACTATGTGTTTGCTTTCCGCGGGTCGGGCGCCGCCTCATTCGGACCCGATTCCCAAAACTTCTACATGGGTGGTATCCAGAACTGGATCAACTTCCGTTGGGCGGAAGCTTCCCTGCAATCGGATCGCCTGGAAGATCTGTTCCTGACGCTACCGGCTTTGCCCATGCGAGGCCACTACTTTAACTCGGCGATAGGAAACCGATTCACCCTGTTCAATGCCGAGTTCCGATTCCCGCTTATCGCTGCAATGCTGCCGGGTCCCATCCCCATCCTCCCGCTCTACAACATCCAGGGTGCGGCTTTCATTGACGCCGGCGCCGTCTGGGACGGTAGCACCCGAGACGGGCTGCTTGGAGGAGCCGGTTTTGGATTGCGAACCGTGCTGCTGGGACTGCCTTTCCGGTATGATATCGCCTGGCCGTACGATCTGGAAGACGGAGAGGGCTTTGGAAGACGCGTTCACTACTTCAGCATCGGGCTCGACTTCTAA